One window of Candidatus Tokpelaia hoelldoblerii genomic DNA carries:
- the pepA gene encoding Putative cytosol aminopeptidase (bhsal08550) encodes MMSRKIQIKSVEIAEPVKGTLVVFMDEQGNFAQPALTVAGKDLLERLVKVTDFKGEKCKYVETVALEGAGFERLIVVGTGKPAALVQDDWMKLGGASLAAAGKAENISILPVVADYALNANNMTDFLCGLYLRHYVFDTYKQEKPKVKKSSLHVEVMAENAAETQGFLELAQGLAQSVNFARDLVNEPANCLGTDEFVEQITTLRDLGVTVEILAQKDMEKLGLAALLGVARGSRRPPYLAVMHWNGAPAQKQPVALVGKGVVFDSGGISVKPAAGMEDMKGDMGGAAAVVGTMRALAVRKARANIVGVVGLVENMPDGNAQRPGDVVKSMSGQTIEVINTDAEGRLVLADALWFTKERFKPRLMIDLATLTGAIMVALGLHHAGLFSNDDDLAENLCAAGQQTGEKLWRMPLGEAYDKQIDSKIADMRNSSGRLGGSITAAQFLQRFVGDMPWAHLDIAGTAMDAPKNEYNISWGSGFGVRLLDRLIADFYED; translated from the coding sequence ATGATGTCGCGAAAAATACAAATTAAAAGTGTTGAAATTGCAGAGCCGGTCAAAGGCACACTTGTTGTTTTTATGGATGAACAGGGAAATTTTGCGCAGCCCGCTTTGACGGTTGCCGGGAAGGATCTGCTCGAGCGGCTGGTGAAGGTCACTGATTTTAAAGGCGAAAAATGCAAGTATGTTGAAACGGTGGCGCTGGAAGGAGCGGGGTTTGAACGCCTGATTGTTGTCGGCACAGGCAAGCCGGCTGCACTGGTGCAGGATGACTGGATGAAACTTGGCGGCGCGAGCCTGGCGGCGGCAGGCAAGGCAGAAAATATAAGCATTTTGCCTGTTGTGGCGGATTATGCCCTGAATGCCAATAATATGACAGATTTTTTATGCGGCCTTTATCTGCGTCATTATGTTTTTGACACATACAAGCAGGAAAAGCCGAAGGTAAAAAAATCTTCTTTGCATGTTGAGGTCATGGCGGAGAATGCTGCTGAAACACAGGGCTTTCTGGAACTGGCGCAAGGCTTGGCGCAGAGTGTCAATTTTGCCCGCGATCTGGTCAATGAACCTGCCAATTGCCTCGGAACTGATGAATTTGTCGAGCAAATCACCACCTTGCGTGATTTGGGCGTGACAGTTGAGATTTTAGCACAAAAAGATATGGAAAAGCTGGGGCTGGCGGCGCTGCTTGGTGTTGCGCGCGGTTCACGCCGGCCGCCTTATCTGGCAGTTATGCACTGGAACGGTGCGCCCGCGCAAAAACAGCCTGTCGCTCTGGTCGGCAAGGGTGTGGTGTTTGACAGCGGCGGTATTTCCGTCAAGCCTGCTGCCGGTATGGAAGATATGAAAGGCGATATGGGCGGTGCGGCTGCTGTTGTCGGAACCATGCGTGCATTGGCAGTGCGCAAGGCAAGGGCTAATATTGTCGGTGTTGTCGGCTTGGTTGAAAATATGCCTGACGGCAATGCGCAAAGGCCCGGCGATGTGGTTAAATCCATGTCCGGCCAGACCATTGAGGTTATCAATACGGATGCAGAAGGACGGCTGGTCCTGGCTGATGCGCTGTGGTTTACCAAAGAGCGTTTCAAACCGCGGTTGATGATTGACCTTGCGACTTTGACCGGCGCCATTATGGTGGCGCTCGGCCTGCATCATGCCGGGCTTTTCAGTAATGATGATGATCTGGCTGAAAACCTCTGTGCTGCCGGGCAGCAAACCGGTGAAAAACTGTGGCGTATGCCGCTGGGGGAAGCCTATGATAAACAGATTGATTCCAAAATTGCCGATATGCGCAACAGTTCGGGCCGCCTGGGCGGTTCTATTACCGCAGCGCAGTTTTTGCAGCGTTTTGTCGGTGATATGCCGTGGGCGCATCTTGATATTGCCGGTACAGCGATGGATGCCCCCAAAAATGAATATAACATTTCCTGGGGTTCAGGTTTCGGGGTGCGTCTTCTGGACAGGCTGATTGCCGATTTTTACGAGGATTGA
- the holC gene encoding DNA polymerase III subunit chi (bhsal08560), with amino-acid sequence MAEVLFYHLTESRLEETLPGLVERSLQRGWRVVIQCAGEERRDALDGLLWTWADESFTAHGTDRDKWLQEQPVFLTVSNGNPNKAQVRFCVEGALCDDPQNYERLVIMFDGLDMDLLDKTRSQWKLLKEQGHMLTYWQQTPDRRWEKKA; translated from the coding sequence TTGGCGGAAGTTCTTTTTTACCACCTGACAGAATCAAGACTGGAGGAAACGCTTCCCGGGCTGGTGGAGCGTTCATTGCAGCGCGGCTGGCGGGTGGTTATCCAGTGTGCGGGTGAAGAACGCCGCGACGCCCTGGATGGCCTGTTATGGACATGGGCGGATGAATCTTTCACCGCCCATGGGACAGACAGGGATAAATGGCTGCAGGAACAGCCGGTTTTCCTGACAGTCAGCAATGGCAATCCTAATAAAGCGCAGGTGCGCTTTTGTGTGGAAGGCGCGTTATGTGACGACCCGCAGAATTATGAGCGCCTGGTTATCATGTTTGACGGGCTGGATATGGATTTGCTGGATAAAACGCGGAGCCAATGGAAGCTTTTAAAAGAGCAGGGCCATATGCTGACCTATTGGCAACAAACACCCGACAGGCGTTGGGAGAAAAAGGCTTGA
- a CDS encoding Hypothetical protein (bhsal08570), whose translation MRLTPIILSAIGLWGLIYPETLLDETSGGGRWVFATILALGLFALWRAGRRNKR comes from the coding sequence ATGCGCTTGACACCAATTATTCTATCAGCAATCGGCTTGTGGGGGCTGATTTATCCTGAAACATTGCTGGATGAGACATCCGGTGGCGGCCGCTGGGTTTTTGCCACAATTCTGGCTTTGGGGCTTTTTGCTCTCTGGCGTGCAGGCAGGCGGAACAAACGCTGA
- a CDS encoding MFS transporter, metabolite:H+ symporter (MHS)family protein (bhsal08580) has product MSPATTTANKRNSTFQILIASLIGTTIEFFDFYVFATAAALFFPQLFFPNGNAAAAQLQSFAVFAAAFIARPVGSVLFGHFGDKVGRKTTLVAALLCMGISTVLIGFLPTYNTTIGGVQFGWWAPFLLILCRIGQGIGLGGEWGGAVLLATENAPKEKRGRYAMFPQLGAPIGLFLSAGTFWIMLRFFSENQLLSWGWRIPFLVSIVLIVIGLWVRLTISETAEFKKAVAREERVKYPIVDVVLKYPRALILGSFAAMATFVLFHMFTAYLLSYTQTVMHLPLHQALEIELAGAIFFCLLIPVSGYLSDIVGRRRLMMLVTLSIGLFSFTMPWFLDHGVWGAFGLSMAGLGIMGMTYGPIGAVLASPFPTALRYTGASITFNLAGILGGSFAPYISTLLMQKYNDTAYLGYYLLASALISLLCLFLFSNREISS; this is encoded by the coding sequence ATGTCGCCAGCCACCACAACTGCCAATAAGCGCAATTCAACATTTCAGATTTTGATTGCAAGCCTTATCGGCACAACCATTGAATTTTTTGACTTCTATGTGTTTGCGACAGCCGCCGCCTTGTTTTTCCCCCAGCTGTTTTTCCCGAACGGAAATGCCGCCGCCGCGCAATTGCAATCCTTTGCTGTTTTTGCCGCCGCCTTTATTGCCCGTCCTGTCGGCTCAGTACTTTTCGGCCATTTCGGTGATAAAGTAGGCCGCAAGACCACCCTTGTGGCAGCGCTGTTGTGTATGGGGATATCCACTGTGCTGATCGGCTTTCTGCCAACCTACAACACAACAATCGGTGGCGTGCAGTTTGGCTGGTGGGCGCCCTTCCTGCTGATTCTGTGCCGTATCGGCCAGGGAATCGGCCTTGGCGGCGAATGGGGCGGCGCGGTCTTGCTCGCCACAGAAAACGCGCCGAAGGAAAAACGTGGCCGGTATGCCATGTTCCCGCAGCTCGGCGCGCCAATCGGGCTGTTTTTATCGGCGGGCACATTCTGGATCATGCTGCGCTTTTTCTCGGAAAATCAGCTTCTCAGCTGGGGCTGGCGCATTCCGTTTCTTGTCAGTATTGTGCTGATCGTTATCGGGCTGTGGGTTCGCCTCACCATCAGCGAAACAGCTGAATTCAAAAAAGCCGTCGCCCGTGAAGAACGGGTTAAATATCCCATTGTTGATGTTGTTCTCAAATATCCGCGGGCGCTGATTCTTGGATCCTTTGCCGCTATGGCCACATTCGTGCTGTTCCATATGTTCACAGCCTATCTTTTGAGCTACACCCAGACCGTCATGCATCTGCCGCTGCATCAGGCGCTTGAGATTGAACTGGCCGGAGCCATCTTCTTCTGCCTGCTCATTCCGGTTTCCGGCTATCTTTCCGATATTGTCGGGCGGCGGCGGCTGATGATGCTTGTCACACTGTCTATCGGCCTGTTCTCCTTCACCATGCCCTGGTTTCTGGATCATGGCGTTTGGGGAGCATTCGGCCTTTCCATGGCCGGGCTCGGCATCATGGGCATGACCTACGGACCAATCGGCGCTGTTCTCGCTTCTCCTTTTCCTACCGCCTTGCGTTATACCGGTGCGTCCATAACCTTTAATCTTGCCGGAATTCTGGGCGGATCATTTGCCCCGTATATTTCCACCCTCCTGATGCAGAAATACAATGACACAGCCTACCTTGGCTATTATTTGCTGGCCAGCGCCCTGATATCGCTGCTCTGCTTGTTTCTCTTTTCCAACAGGGAAATCTCTTCCTAA
- a CDS encoding Putative membrane protein (bhsal08590), whose translation MHSCKDKTASPVRGSLVAAIFLMATSAIGPGFITQTATFTVQLGASFAFAILASVLIDFVLQLNIWRIIVLTRKRASDIANEALPGSGYFLAVLIIAGGLVFNIGNIAGGGAGLDAMFGTGSQWGGIITAVTAVLLFTSGKAGLAMDRVIVLLGIVMIIMTCYVAFVSGPPVGKALRQTVWPETLNFATITTIVGGTIGGYITYAGAHRLLDAGITGEKNLRHITRAAMSGIIVTGIMRYVLFLAILGVAAAGATIVFARDAANPAAQAFEYAAGSFGLRLFGLILWAASITSVIGAAYTSVSFMTVFKKNMTGGQRNIATMLFILISLAVFAFLKTAPTALLVFAGGFNGLILPVGFSIFLYVGFMRPDMMGGHRYNRPLLYLGTVACLFAWYMGIVSIKPVFAFLSL comes from the coding sequence ATGCACTCTTGCAAGGACAAAACAGCTTCGCCTGTTCGCGGATCACTTGTTGCGGCGATTTTTCTCATGGCGACTTCAGCCATCGGTCCCGGTTTTATCACTCAGACGGCAACATTTACGGTGCAACTCGGCGCGTCTTTTGCGTTTGCGATTCTTGCTTCCGTGCTGATTGATTTTGTTCTGCAGTTGAATATCTGGCGCATTATCGTTTTAACCCGCAAGCGTGCTTCTGATATTGCCAATGAGGCCTTGCCCGGCAGTGGTTATTTTCTTGCGGTGCTGATTATTGCGGGAGGCCTGGTTTTCAATATCGGCAATATTGCCGGCGGCGGCGCGGGGCTGGACGCCATGTTCGGTACAGGCAGCCAGTGGGGTGGCATCATCACGGCTGTTACCGCTGTTTTACTCTTCACCTCCGGAAAAGCCGGCCTGGCGATGGATCGTGTTATTGTTCTGCTCGGCATCGTGATGATTATCATGACCTGCTATGTCGCTTTTGTTTCCGGGCCGCCTGTCGGAAAAGCGTTGCGGCAGACAGTCTGGCCGGAAACACTGAATTTTGCTACCATTACAACCATTGTCGGCGGCACGATCGGCGGTTACATCACCTATGCGGGGGCGCACCGCCTGCTGGATGCGGGCATTACGGGTGAAAAAAATCTCCGCCATATCACCAGAGCGGCGATGAGCGGTATTATTGTGACCGGTATCATGCGCTATGTCCTGTTTCTGGCGATTTTGGGCGTTGCCGCAGCCGGTGCGACAATTGTGTTCGCCAGGGACGCCGCCAATCCGGCGGCACAGGCGTTTGAATATGCTGCCGGTTCCTTCGGGTTACGGCTTTTCGGGCTGATCCTGTGGGCGGCCAGCATCACCAGTGTTATCGGTGCGGCTTATACATCTGTTTCCTTTATGACCGTGTTTAAAAAGAATATGACAGGCGGGCAGCGCAATATTGCAACCATGCTCTTTATTCTGATCAGTCTGGCGGTGTTCGCGTTTCTGAAAACAGCGCCAACAGCATTGCTGGTTTTTGCCGGCGGCTTTAACGGCCTGATCCTGCCTGTCGGTTTCAGTATCTTTCTTTATGTCGGTTTTATGCGCCCTGACATGATGGGCGGACACCGCTATAACCGCCCCTTGCTGTATTTGGGAACAGTCGCCTGCCTTTTCGCCTGGTATATGGGGATTGTGTCGATTAAACCTGTCTTTGCATTTCTGTCGCTGTGA
- a CDS encoding LamB/YbgL family protein (bhsal08600), protein MQTIDLNSDLGESFGAWKMGDDDSMLAIVTSANIACGFHAGDPAGILRTLRKAAENRVCVGAHVGYRDLAGFGRRAMNTSSEELAGDVIYQISALQGLAKTAGTAVRYVKPHGALYNTIAVDERQADDVIAAIKAVDERLILMALAGSPLVARARAAGLQVVAEAFADRAYTPQSMLVPRQEKGAVLHDAREVGQRMLQLVQQGTVTAVDGSQVAVEAQSICLHGDNPAAVAMARAVRETLSNAGVQLRAFIS, encoded by the coding sequence ATGCAGACAATTGATTTGAACAGTGATCTTGGTGAAAGTTTCGGCGCGTGGAAAATGGGCGATGATGACAGTATGCTTGCTATTGTCACCAGCGCCAATATCGCCTGCGGTTTTCATGCCGGTGATCCGGCGGGCATTTTGCGCACTTTGCGCAAGGCGGCTGAAAACAGGGTTTGTGTTGGCGCTCATGTCGGCTATCGTGATCTTGCCGGTTTTGGCCGGCGCGCTATGAACACTTCCAGTGAAGAACTGGCTGGCGATGTGATCTATCAGATTTCCGCCCTGCAGGGTCTGGCTAAAACGGCCGGCACCGCCGTGCGCTATGTCAAACCGCATGGCGCGCTTTATAATACAATCGCCGTTGATGAACGGCAGGCTGATGATGTTATCGCCGCGATCAAGGCGGTTGACGAGCGGCTGATTTTGATGGCTCTGGCCGGATCTCCCCTTGTTGCCCGCGCGCGCGCCGCCGGTTTGCAGGTGGTGGCGGAGGCCTTTGCCGACCGCGCCTATACACCGCAGAGCATGCTGGTCCCGCGGCAGGAAAAAGGCGCGGTTCTGCATGATGCGCGTGAGGTCGGGCAAAGAATGCTGCAACTGGTGCAGCAGGGCACTGTTACGGCTGTTGATGGTTCACAGGTGGCGGTTGAAGCGCAATCCATCTGCCTGCACGGGGATAATCCCGCGGCAGTTGCCATGGCGCGGGCTGTACGCGAAACATTGAGCAATGCCGGCGTTCAGTTGCGGGCATTCATTTCATAA
- a CDS encoding Uncharactarized protein (bhsal08610), with amino-acid sequence MLNAQQEAVNARRQWRQGLVRPTAGIAPRMTQTNMIALPADWAYDFLLFAQRNQKACPILDVSDAGSWRTVLAEDADLRTDLPQYRVWRDGVLVEEITDAMEIWEEHPDLVTFLIGCSFTFEWPLMAAGIEVRHIRDNCNVPMYRTNKMCRPAGRLKGELVVSMRPIAHERVADAATITSRFPAVHGAPVHIGAPQALGIADIMKPDYGDAVRIEEGEVPVFWACGVTPQAVIQASRPPFALTHAPGHMFITNIHDSRYQI; translated from the coding sequence ATGTTAAATGCACAACAGGAAGCCGTCAACGCCCGCCGCCAATGGCGCCAGGGACTGGTGCGGCCGACAGCAGGCATTGCGCCGCGCATGACGCAGACAAATATGATCGCCCTGCCTGCTGACTGGGCTTATGATTTTCTGCTGTTTGCCCAGCGAAACCAGAAGGCCTGCCCGATTCTTGACGTGTCCGATGCCGGGTCGTGGCGTACTGTCCTGGCGGAAGATGCCGATCTGCGTACGGACCTTCCGCAATACCGGGTCTGGCGTGACGGCGTGCTGGTGGAAGAAATAACTGATGCCATGGAAATCTGGGAAGAGCATCCCGACCTGGTCACCTTCCTGATCGGCTGCAGTTTTACCTTTGAATGGCCGCTGATGGCCGCCGGTATTGAAGTGCGCCATATCCGTGACAACTGCAATGTGCCTATGTACCGCACCAATAAAATGTGCCGCCCTGCCGGTCGGCTGAAAGGAGAACTGGTTGTTTCCATGCGTCCCATCGCCCATGAACGGGTTGCCGATGCGGCGACGATTACATCGCGCTTCCCGGCTGTGCATGGTGCGCCGGTTCATATCGGAGCGCCGCAGGCGCTCGGCATAGCTGATATCATGAAGCCCGATTATGGCGATGCTGTGCGGATAGAAGAAGGGGAAGTGCCGGTTTTCTGGGCGTGTGGTGTCACGCCACAGGCGGTGATTCAGGCTTCCAGACCACCTTTTGCCCTTACGCATGCGCCCGGGCATATGTTTATCACCAATATTCACGACAGCCGGTATCAGATTTGA
- a CDS encoding Allophanate hydrolase (bhsal08620) yields MRFLPVNQTAVLVELDTLEQAVALHNALMANPVTGIIETVPAARTVLVYFDAGMITAPELANYLSSLDMTGQEHNATQQIDIPVQYNGEDLAEAAGFLNVSIEELIHLHTGSDYLVAFTGFAPGFAYLSGGHPKLDVPGRENPRPVIPAGSVALAGTFSGIYPQASPGGWQLIGNTAIKMFDLARNPPALLQPGFRVRFHDAAAGKVTMPVRPEEKTARQSQLLADKQAVFDVCAVAMPVFYQDAGRPHMAGQGVSVSGAADRSAFQAANFLVGNAAQATVLEITLGGLELTAHRNSVIALSGAECAVSVQSREGHKFNHSVNVPVAVEAGDRIRIGMAERGLRAYLAMRGGFAAEHILGSSATDILAKLGVPLQRGDVLYCQDEHMKTAVQIHYNRGYNLPAAGETVVLDVIMGPRTDWFTPEALTLFTTQLWSVSGESSRVGNRLLGAQPLARARRQELPSEGTVSGAIQVPASGQPVLFLADHPLTGGYPVIACVAGHHMDLAAQIPVGARIRFHPVTDFTDNVASLNRHGREENL; encoded by the coding sequence ATGCGATTTCTCCCCGTTAATCAGACAGCTGTTCTTGTTGAACTGGATACGCTTGAACAGGCAGTCGCGCTTCACAATGCCTTAATGGCAAATCCGGTAACAGGTATTATTGAGACAGTGCCTGCCGCACGCACGGTGCTTGTTTATTTTGATGCAGGTATGATAACAGCGCCGGAACTGGCAAACTATCTCTCCAGCCTTGATATGACGGGGCAGGAACACAATGCAACGCAACAGATTGATATTCCGGTTCAGTATAATGGGGAAGATCTGGCTGAAGCCGCCGGTTTTTTAAACGTCAGCATTGAAGAATTGATCCATCTGCATACCGGCAGTGACTATCTTGTTGCCTTTACCGGCTTTGCCCCGGGTTTTGCCTATTTGAGCGGCGGCCATCCCAAACTTGATGTGCCTGGGCGGGAAAACCCGCGCCCGGTTATTCCTGCCGGGTCTGTCGCGCTGGCCGGTACATTCAGTGGTATTTACCCGCAGGCCAGCCCGGGCGGCTGGCAGTTGATCGGCAACACGGCCATAAAAATGTTTGATCTGGCGCGCAACCCCCCGGCTTTGTTGCAGCCGGGCTTTCGGGTGCGGTTTCATGATGCGGCGGCCGGCAAAGTCACCATGCCGGTGCGGCCTGAAGAAAAAACCGCCCGGCAAAGCCAATTGCTTGCTGACAAACAGGCGGTTTTTGACGTTTGCGCTGTGGCAATGCCGGTTTTCTATCAGGATGCGGGCCGCCCGCATATGGCCGGGCAGGGGGTCTCTGTTTCCGGCGCGGCGGATAGAAGCGCTTTTCAGGCGGCCAATTTTCTGGTTGGCAATGCTGCGCAGGCAACCGTGCTGGAAATTACGCTGGGCGGGCTGGAACTGACAGCGCACAGGAACAGCGTTATTGCGCTGAGTGGCGCTGAGTGCGCCGTTTCTGTTCAAAGCCGCGAGGGGCATAAATTCAATCATTCTGTCAATGTGCCTGTTGCCGTTGAAGCGGGTGACCGTATCAGGATTGGTATGGCTGAGCGTGGCCTGCGGGCTTATCTGGCTATGCGCGGCGGTTTTGCGGCAGAGCATATTCTGGGCAGCAGCGCCACGGATATTCTGGCGAAGCTGGGGGTTCCATTGCAGCGGGGTGATGTGCTTTATTGTCAGGATGAGCATATGAAAACTGCGGTGCAGATACATTATAACAGGGGATATAATTTGCCCGCCGCCGGGGAAACCGTCGTGCTTGATGTTATTATGGGGCCGCGGACAGACTGGTTTACACCGGAAGCGCTGACACTTTTTACAACGCAACTGTGGTCGGTTTCAGGCGAATCCAGCCGTGTGGGCAACCGGTTGCTTGGAGCGCAGCCCCTGGCGCGCGCCCGCAGGCAGGAATTGCCAAGTGAGGGCACGGTATCCGGCGCCATACAGGTACCGGCAAGCGGGCAGCCGGTTTTGTTTCTGGCAGACCATCCTCTGACCGGCGGCTATCCGGTTATCGCCTGTGTCGCAGGCCATCATATGGATCTGGCGGCGCAAATTCCGGTTGGCGCCAGAATCCGTTTTCATCCTGTTACTGATTTTACTGATAATGTCGCCAGCCTTAACCGGCATGGCCGGGAGGAAAATTTATGA
- a CDS encoding Acetyl/propionyl-CoA carboxylase alpha subunit (bhsal08630) has product MKKLLIANRGEIAVRIIRACRDYGIKSVAVYADADMDALFVRMADEAYALDGNQSAETYLNGGRILAIAKRSGADAVHPGYGFLSEQAEFAAAVQQAGLLWVGPDPEVIEKLGDKVAARRIAQSAGAPLAAGSEGTIESGAEVLAFAEKHGFPVAIKAAHGGGGRGMKVVWKAEDAAPLYDSAVREALAAFGRGECYVEQFLDRPRHIEAQVIADKHGNVVVAGTRDCSLQRRSQKLVEEAPAPFLSDEQRRSIHEAAAAICAKAGYSSAGTVEFLLGANGVISFLEVNTRLQVEHPVTEETAGLDLVVEQLRIAEGKELSVQQTPAPRGHAFEFRINAEDVGRGFLPSPGEISRFQPPSGAGIRLDSGVVSGSIVAPMFDSLMAKLIVTGRTRQEAIARARRALAEFEIEGVASVLPFHRAVLGEDAFVNDEALRVHTRWIETEFAQALEMAARSEPLQTDATRYAVEIDGKRVMLGLPATLLRQLGGGLSAAAAMPADDDGKDDETAVKAPVPGTIQLWQIKDGDTVEEGQQLGLMEAMKMETPVIAHKNGKIALLARQGSVQAISAVIARIEPA; this is encoded by the coding sequence ATGAAGAAATTGCTGATTGCCAATCGCGGGGAAATTGCTGTTCGCATTATCCGCGCCTGCCGTGACTATGGCATAAAATCAGTGGCGGTTTATGCTGATGCTGATATGGATGCACTGTTTGTCCGCATGGCGGATGAGGCCTATGCGCTTGATGGTAACCAGTCGGCAGAGACCTATCTGAATGGTGGCAGGATATTGGCAATTGCCAAAAGAAGCGGGGCGGATGCCGTGCATCCGGGTTATGGTTTTTTGTCAGAACAGGCGGAATTTGCCGCCGCTGTGCAACAGGCCGGCCTGCTTTGGGTCGGGCCGGATCCTGAAGTGATTGAAAAACTGGGCGACAAGGTTGCAGCGCGCCGCATTGCGCAGTCTGCCGGTGCGCCTTTGGCAGCGGGCAGTGAGGGGACGATTGAGAGCGGCGCCGAGGTGCTGGCTTTTGCTGAAAAACACGGTTTTCCGGTAGCAATTAAAGCAGCGCACGGTGGCGGCGGCCGCGGGATGAAAGTGGTGTGGAAGGCGGAAGACGCGGCGCCGCTTTATGATTCCGCCGTGCGTGAGGCGTTGGCGGCTTTTGGCCGTGGTGAATGTTATGTCGAGCAATTTCTTGATCGTCCGCGCCATATTGAAGCGCAGGTTATCGCTGACAAACATGGCAATGTCGTTGTTGCCGGCACGCGCGATTGCTCGTTGCAAAGGCGCAGTCAAAAACTGGTGGAAGAAGCGCCGGCACCCTTTCTAAGCGATGAACAGCGCCGGAGCATCCATGAAGCGGCGGCGGCCATTTGTGCCAAGGCCGGTTATAGCAGTGCCGGCACGGTAGAGTTTTTGCTGGGGGCAAACGGGGTGATTTCCTTTCTGGAAGTCAATACGCGTTTGCAGGTTGAACACCCGGTAACAGAGGAAACCGCCGGTCTTGATCTGGTTGTCGAACAATTGCGCATTGCGGAAGGAAAAGAACTGTCTGTTCAGCAAACGCCTGCACCACGCGGCCATGCGTTTGAATTTCGGATCAATGCGGAAGATGTCGGCCGCGGCTTTTTGCCGTCCCCCGGTGAAATCAGCCGTTTTCAGCCGCCTTCAGGTGCGGGAATCCGGCTGGACAGCGGTGTTGTCAGCGGCTCGATTGTAGCGCCGATGTTTGATTCACTGATGGCGAAGCTGATTGTAACCGGCCGCACACGTCAGGAGGCGATTGCCCGTGCCCGCCGCGCCCTGGCGGAGTTTGAGATTGAGGGCGTAGCGTCAGTTCTGCCGTTTCACCGTGCGGTTCTGGGTGAGGACGCTTTTGTCAATGATGAAGCGTTGCGCGTGCATACACGCTGGATTGAAACTGAATTTGCGCAAGCGCTGGAAATGGCGGCGCGCAGTGAACCGCTACAGACGGATGCCACCCGGTATGCTGTTGAAATTGACGGTAAACGTGTCATGCTTGGCCTGCCCGCAACGCTGCTGAGACAGCTGGGCGGTGGTTTATCAGCGGCAGCGGCAATGCCCGCGGATGATGACGGGAAGGATGATGAAACAGCTGTTAAAGCGCCGGTTCCCGGCACGATACAGCTCTGGCAGATAAAAGATGGCGATACGGTTGAAGAGGGGCAGCAGCTTGGCCTGATGGAAGCGATGAAAATGGAAACACCGGTCATTGCGCACAAAAACGGTAAAATAGCCCTTCTTGCCCGACAGGGATCCGTGCAGGCTATTTCTGCCGTCATTGCCCGGATAGAACCGGCCTGA